CATGGTGGACCTGTACAAGAAACTGCTGGTTCACCAGGAGGAGGAAGCCCGGGAAGAAGCGCTGGATGCCGGAGGGCAGACCGTGGCAGCGCAGGGTGCGGATGTACAGCCTGAGGGCGGGTTCTGGAAGGATGCGCTGGTCACGAATCCGCAGGTACTGGAGTACGGAGAAAAGCGCGCCGAGGTCATAGACTTCGCACTGCTCGATGATTCCGGGAAGATCACGAATACCGTCGAGAAGGGAACAGAGTTTACCATCAAAATGAAGGTGGCTTTTCATGAGACGGTTGAGGACCCCATCTTCGCGTATACGCTGAAGGATCTCAAAGGTACGGAGATCACAGGGACGAATACGATGTTTGAGAAAGTCAGCATTGATACGCAGCATGAGGGAGATGTGCGGGAGGCATCGTTTACCCAGAAGATGGATCTTCAGGGAGGCGAATACCTGATTTCCTTTGGATGTACAGGCTACAGGGACGGTGAGTTTCATGTCTACCACAGGCTCTACGACGCCTGCAATATCACAGTGGTATCTGTTAAAAATACGGTGGGATTCTATGATATGAATTCTGAAGTATCTGTAAAATAGAGGGTCAATATGCAGGAGATAATTGGAAACATTACGTTGGATTATGAATACTATCCGGGGAGAGATCTTTACAGTGACGGGAAGATCGAGGATGAACTGTTGAGTATTGCGATGAAATACCGGGAAGACGAGTACAATCAGGTGATTGCCAGAAAGAAGAGCTGGCCGGTGATGTATCACTTCTCCCATATCCGCCAGAATATCGTGGAGTGGATACCGATCACGAAGGAAGACCGTGTGCTGGAAATCGGTTCCGGCTGCGGGGCAATCACGGGGGCTCTCGCCAGAAAGGCCGGATATGTCAACTGTGTAGAGTTGTCTAAGAAGCGCAGTTATATCAATGCCTACCGCAATCAGCAATATTCAAATATCAGAATAGATGTGGGGAATTTCCAGGACATCGAGCAGCATATGCAGGAGACTTACGATTACATCACGCTGATCGGTGTGTTTGAATATTCCCAGGGCTACATAGGCGGCAGTACGCCTTATATTGATATGCTGAAGAAGATTAAGAGGCATCTGAAACCGGGCGGAAAGATCATCATGGCGATCGAAAACCGCCTGGGCCTGAAGTACTGGGCCGGATGCACGGAGGATCACGCAGGCCTGTGCTTTGAGGGGATCGAGGGGTATCCGAACACGGACGGCGTCCGCACATTTTCCAGAAAAGAACTGGAACGCGTGATCAGCCGCGCCGGAGGCTTTCAGGCGGAATTCTATTATCCGTATCCGGACTATAAATTTCCGATGACGATCTACTCCGATGAATATCTTCCGTCTGTGGGAGAGCTGAACAGCAATATCTGTAATTTTGACAGAGAGCGGCTGCAGCTGTTCGATGAGACGAAGGCATACGATACGCTGCTGGACAGCGAATTGTTTCCGGTGTTTTCGAATTCATTTCTGGTGATACTGACGCAGCACGAAATCCTGACGGAAAGGAACATACGTCCATGAAGAAGATTATCTATACCAAGTACTCCAATGAGCGGTCGGCGCCGTATGCGATCCGCACGGATATCGTAAAGGACGAGGCGGGTATGCGGACCGTGAGGAAAACACCGTGTTACCCTGAGGGACGGCGGCATATCGGGGATATCAGCCGGTTTTATGAGCTGCTGTCCGGACAGTATGAGAATACGCCCATCAGGATGAATGTATGCCGGGCGTGTGAAGAAGGTGTGGAACTTGATTATCTGGAAGGGAGCACCCTGGAGGAACAGCTTGACACACTGATCGCAGGCCAGAATTATGATGATGCCAGAGAGCGGCTGATGTGCTATCTGCACACGATTCGGGATTGCGGGGAACAGTCTGAATTCCAGATGACGGAAGAGTTCTGCCGTGTCTTTGGGAATGTCAGCCTTCCCAGGGGCCTGAAGTCACTGGCGGTGACGGATATTGATATGGTGCTTGCCAATGTGCTGGTGAGTGATGGATGGAACCTGATCGACTACGAGTGGACCTTTGAATTTCCGGTTCCGCTCTCATTTGTGTTGTTCCGCATCATTCATTACTATGCCGAGACAAGTGATAAAAGAAGCTGTGTCAGGGAATGGAATCTGTTTGATGAGATGGGCATCACGGAGGAGGAAACCGCGCAGTATCTGCAGATGGAAAAGCATTTTCAGGAATATATTCAGGGTAACCATGTGCCTGTGAGGGAGATGTATGATGACATTTCTCCCGGAGTGCTCTCCGTGTACCGGCTTGCCGAGCAGGAACATAAAAAGAGGCGCGATGAACAGCTGCAGGTATTCTATTCTGACGGCGGCGAATTCTCCGAGGAGCAGTCACTGTATTATCCGATGCCCCGGGGACGGATACGGATCTGCCTCACATTTCCTGAGCATATAAAAAAGATTCGTCTGGACCCATGTTCTTACGCAGGTGTGCTCACGATTGGTCAGCTGGAATATATCGGAGGCGGCCAGAAGAAATGTTCTTATGTCACGAATGGGTTTGTGTTGGATGCGCAGCAGATTATCTTTGATACCATGGATCCGCAGATCCTGATCACAGAGATCCCGGATGGCGCCACAGCCCTGATGGTGGATTTTATCATGGATACGGCAACACAGGAGATTGCGGATTTTCTTCACCGCATGCAGGAGGTGCCGAGACGGCAGAAAGAAGAGATTGCCCGCCTTTCGGAGAAGCTTGAGCAGCGCGACCGGCTGATCAGCGAGATGGAACATACGAAAGTCTGGAGGGCATACCGGAAACTGAAGAAGATGACCGGAAAGGATAAGTAACTGATGGAGAAGCTATACTGGAGTGTTGATTTTGAAGAAATACACTGTGAGGATGGGATACAATACGTGATCGGAGGCTGGGCATCCGGGCCGGACGGGCGGATGGTCAGCCATGAATTTCTGGCTGACGGGAAAGCATATCCTGCCGAGCTGGAGATCGAAGAGCGGCCGGATGTGCAGCAGGCGATCCCGGATGTCACGAAGAGGACGGATATCGGGTTCCGCCTGACGGTGGAGGACGCTGAGGCACTCTGGGCCAACCATGAAACTGCGGCTTTGTACCTCTCGGACGGACAGACGCGGGTGAAGGCACTCGAGAAGACCACGGATGAGATCCGCGGGCTGTATCACGATGTCACGATCACGTACAAAATCGATATCGTAGAACAGACGGAGGGGCTGATGACGATACAGGGGTGGGTTCTCGGAATGTTCCATGACGAGCAGATACGCCTGGTCGATGAGTCGGGAGGAGAAATTCCTCATGAGATGATGCGCATCATCCGCACTGATGTCAACAAGGCGTATGGAGTTGCGAAAGAGGCAGAAAATGAGCAGTGCGGTTTTCAGATCCGCATTAAACGCAAAGAGACGGACTGCCGCGAGTATCATCTTCAGTTCTCTAACTGTCTGACGATGAAAGAGTATGTGGTCGATCTTAAGAAATTTGATTATGAGCACTCAAAACGCGGAAAATTGAAAAAACTGTTGGCGCCCGCCCGCAGAAAAGAAAACCGGGCGTATATCAGAGAACACGGGATGAGGGCCTTTATCAGCCATATTCAAAGGGAGCTGGAACCCGTATATGCGGACTATCAGATCTGGATGAAAGAACATGCCGTCAGCAAAAAGGAGCTGAGGGCACAACGGAATCATGCCTTTGCATACCGTCCGAAGATCAGTGTTGTGATCCCGCTGTACAACACACCTTCTGCATTTTTGAAGGAAATGCTGGATTCGCTGCTGGAACAGACATATCAGAACGTGGAGTTATGCCTGGCCGACGGCAGCACGGACAGAAGTGTCGGGGAGATCATCAGGACGCAGTACGGTCAGGAGAGCCGTGTGAAATATCAGAAACTGGAGAAGAATCTGGGTATCTCTGAGAATACGAACGCGGCACTCGCGATGGCGGCGGGGGAATACATCATGCTTGCGGATCACGATGATATTGTGGCGCCTGACGCGCTGTATGAGATCGTAAAGGTACTGAATGATGATCCGAAGACTGACATAATCTATACGGATGAGGATAAAGTCAGCATGGACGGCAAAAAATATTACGGTCCGAATTTTAAATCTGATTTTAATATTGATCTTTTGAGGAGTGTCAACTACATCTGTCATATTTTCGTGGTCAGGAGGACGATTGCCGACAGGTCCGGGGGATTTGACAGCCGGTTCGACGGGGCACAGGATTATGACTTTATCCTGCGGTGTGTCGAGCAGACGGACAGAATCCGCCATATTCCGAAGGCTCTGTATCACTGGAGGGCGCATCCGGATTCGACTGCCGGAAATCCCCAGAGCAAACAGTATGCTGTGGATGCGGGAAGACGGGCGCTTGAGGAGCATTACCAGCGTTTGAATATTCCTGCATCGGTTGAAAATACGGATATTTTCGGAATTTACCGGACGGTCATGAAGGTGCAGGGCAATCCGATGGTCTCTGTCATCATCCTGAATAAGGATCACATCGATGATCTGGAAACATGTGTGACGTCGATTGTGGAAAAGACGAGGTATCCTGACTATGAGATCCTGGTGATTGAGAATAACAGTGAGCATCAGGAGACATTTGACTACTATGAGGAACTGGAGGCGCGGTGTAACCGCGTGAGAGTACTGACCTGGACGGATTCCTTCAATTATGCAAGTATCAATAATTTTGGCGCACGTCACGCGAGAGGGGATTATCTGATCCTGCTGAACAACGATATTGAGGTGATTGCACCCGGGTGGATGGAAGAGATGCTGGGTTACTGTCAGCGACGCGACGTGGGAATCGTCGGTGCAAAGCTGTTCTATCCGGATGATACGATACAGCATGCAGGCGTCGTGATCGGCATGGGAGGAATCGCCGGTCATATTCTCTGCCGGGCAGACGGCAAAGAATATGGATACAATGCCCGCCTTGTGACGACGCAGGATATCAGCGCCGTTACAGCCGCCTGTCTCATGATCTCAAGGGAGGATTTTGACAGCATCGGAGGATTTGATGAGCGTTATACGGTGGCATTCAATGATATCGATCTGTGTCTGAAGGTGAGAGAGCAGGGGAAATTGGTCGTATTCAATCCCTATGTGACGCTGTATCACTATGAGTCAAAGTCGAGGGGACTTGAGGATACACCGGAAAAACTGGAGCGTTTCCGCACGGAGGTCGAGTATTTCCAGCAAAAGTGGAAAGATATTCTGAAAAACGGCGATCCCTATTATAATGTCAATCTGACACTTGCGGACGGGGACTGCAGTCTGAAAAGGCATACAGAACTTCCCGGAAGATAAAAGACGGAGGAAAGTCACGTGCAAAGAGAATTATTTGAAGTAAAAAGAGAACGCTTTCATCTGCTGGACCCTGATGTGTATATTCTGCAGGGGAGCTGGCCGAAGGAATATGAACCGCAGGTCCTGCTGGACGGCCGCCGCATCTCGGACGTCAGGCTTGAGGACTGGGAAAATACGAGCGCGTTGGAACGGTTTGCGGATCTGGATCTGATGAAGGGAAAGAAAGTTACGCTTTTTGTCCGGCTTCCGCAGGATCTGAACAAGTGTAAACGTCTGAAGATTTATGCCCTGCGCGGAAATGAGAAAATTCTCTGGTTTTCCATTGCGGTGCGGGACCTTGTCAGACGACAGGGGAAGCCATTCTATTATATTGAGGAAGAAAAAGCCAGTCCATCGTCGAAAACGCTGAAGGTCAGAGGCTGGGCTGTATACCGGACGCCGGTTACGATCAGTGTCTATGATGAGCAGGGCAAAAAAATTCCCTGCGATATTCAGAGGAACAACCGGGTGGACGCCGTGGAAATGTTTAAAGAGACGCAAGTCGAGAGCAAATGTGGGTTTTATCTGGAACTTGACGGCGTGAAGACGAAGACGGTTTACCTCGTATT
The Ruminococcus gauvreauii genome window above contains:
- a CDS encoding glycosyltransferase family 2 protein, producing the protein MEKLYWSVDFEEIHCEDGIQYVIGGWASGPDGRMVSHEFLADGKAYPAELEIEERPDVQQAIPDVTKRTDIGFRLTVEDAEALWANHETAALYLSDGQTRVKALEKTTDEIRGLYHDVTITYKIDIVEQTEGLMTIQGWVLGMFHDEQIRLVDESGGEIPHEMMRIIRTDVNKAYGVAKEAENEQCGFQIRIKRKETDCREYHLQFSNCLTMKEYVVDLKKFDYEHSKRGKLKKLLAPARRKENRAYIREHGMRAFISHIQRELEPVYADYQIWMKEHAVSKKELRAQRNHAFAYRPKISVVIPLYNTPSAFLKEMLDSLLEQTYQNVELCLADGSTDRSVGEIIRTQYGQESRVKYQKLEKNLGISENTNAALAMAAGEYIMLADHDDIVAPDALYEIVKVLNDDPKTDIIYTDEDKVSMDGKKYYGPNFKSDFNIDLLRSVNYICHIFVVRRTIADRSGGFDSRFDGAQDYDFILRCVEQTDRIRHIPKALYHWRAHPDSTAGNPQSKQYAVDAGRRALEEHYQRLNIPASVENTDIFGIYRTVMKVQGNPMVSVIILNKDHIDDLETCVTSIVEKTRYPDYEILVIENNSEHQETFDYYEELEARCNRVRVLTWTDSFNYASINNFGARHARGDYLILLNNDIEVIAPGWMEEMLGYCQRRDVGIVGAKLFYPDDTIQHAGVVIGMGGIAGHILCRADGKEYGYNARLVTTQDISAVTAACLMISREDFDSIGGFDERYTVAFNDIDLCLKVREQGKLVVFNPYVTLYHYESKSRGLEDTPEKLERFRTEVEYFQQKWKDILKNGDPYYNVNLTLADGDCSLKRHTELPGR
- a CDS encoding SAM-dependent methyltransferase, which encodes MQEIIGNITLDYEYYPGRDLYSDGKIEDELLSIAMKYREDEYNQVIARKKSWPVMYHFSHIRQNIVEWIPITKEDRVLEIGSGCGAITGALARKAGYVNCVELSKKRSYINAYRNQQYSNIRIDVGNFQDIEQHMQETYDYITLIGVFEYSQGYIGGSTPYIDMLKKIKRHLKPGGKIIMAIENRLGLKYWAGCTEDHAGLCFEGIEGYPNTDGVRTFSRKELERVISRAGGFQAEFYYPYPDYKFPMTIYSDEYLPSVGELNSNICNFDRERLQLFDETKAYDTLLDSELFPVFSNSFLVILTQHEILTERNIRP